A window of the Virgibacillus pantothenticus genome harbors these coding sequences:
- a CDS encoding T7SS effector LXG polymorphic toxin, with protein MRQMLFFTRSKIFVNIRDIDDGEFLDKVQHAKKLNRQTIEKLHAFDRHNTAKLEPIEQDIRMMKNYISQIRELGNNGKLRIDRYQARQLDDQKFHKELVAGIENKAVRNAIGLEAVLGEAGKLLLSRYTRFAAIPIQYLQKHFGLKTMDYSYRAMHAAVAASGDRLTTGEFSSIEHQVISAVEVSDYKKVRQGTYYTLVDGRIVRKFQSESGSVEYELVDTIPENRWRPKKPEKSWLERSMDDAKEMGGKIAKEAFDFLIWDDAKTLMDPRASQQEKDIAAASLMPHGRVFKLVKASGVIKFADKGKHTAKKTKSTGNLVKIYGVKEYIKDVERITGRKIPDNQKILLKKELREVDYSGKLPKGEIIKHRKEFQRKKDKLIDEWEKNTGQKWPTYSKPVLSKRGRVYIEKGDRYDAHHIIKNEHGGPNEWYNIHPAKRPNEHQSGIHRKDGPEKKLFK; from the coding sequence ATGAGGCAAATGCTGTTCTTCACTCGGTCAAAGATATTTGTTAACATTCGCGATATAGACGATGGGGAGTTCCTAGATAAAGTACAACACGCGAAAAAGCTGAACCGTCAGACGATAGAGAAGCTCCACGCCTTTGACCGCCACAATACAGCTAAGCTAGAACCCATTGAACAAGATATTCGCATGATGAAGAATTATATTAGTCAGATCCGTGAGTTAGGAAACAATGGAAAGTTACGTATTGATAGGTACCAAGCCAGACAGCTAGATGACCAAAAGTTTCACAAAGAGCTTGTAGCTGGTATTGAGAACAAGGCTGTTAGAAACGCAATTGGGCTTGAGGCAGTTCTTGGCGAAGCAGGCAAGCTTCTACTCTCTAGGTATACTCGATTTGCAGCTATTCCGATTCAGTATTTACAGAAACATTTTGGATTAAAAACCATGGATTATAGCTATCGAGCTATGCATGCAGCTGTAGCAGCATCAGGTGACCGTTTAACTACAGGAGAATTTTCTTCCATTGAACACCAAGTAATTTCCGCAGTAGAGGTCTCGGACTATAAAAAAGTGAGACAGGGAACTTACTATACATTGGTGGATGGTAGGATCGTAAGGAAGTTCCAATCCGAATCTGGAAGTGTAGAATATGAATTAGTGGATACGATTCCTGAAAATCGATGGAGACCCAAGAAGCCAGAAAAAAGCTGGCTAGAAAGAAGTATGGATGATGCAAAAGAAATGGGAGGAAAAATAGCAAAGGAAGCTTTTGATTTTCTCATTTGGGATGATGCAAAAACGTTAATGGATCCAAGAGCATCCCAACAAGAGAAGGATATAGCGGCAGCTTCTCTGATGCCTCACGGAAGAGTTTTTAAGCTAGTTAAAGCTAGCGGAGTTATTAAATTTGCGGATAAAGGAAAACATACAGCGAAGAAAACTAAGAGTACAGGGAATCTCGTTAAAATTTATGGTGTAAAAGAGTATATTAAGGATGTTGAAAGGATTACTGGGAGAAAAATACCAGATAACCAAAAGATTTTACTTAAAAAAGAGTTAAGAGAAGTTGATTATTCCGGTAAATTGCCTAAAGGAGAGATAATTAAGCATAGAAAGGAATTTCAACGTAAAAAAGATAAATTAATTGATGAGTGGGAGAAGAACACAGGACAAAAGTGGCCTACGTATTCAAAGCCTGTACTTTCAAAAAGAGGAAGAGTGTATATTGAAAAAGGCGATAGGTACGATGCTCACCACATTATAAAAAATGAACATGGTGGTCCGAATGAATGGTACAATATACATCCTGCAAAAAGACCAAACGAACATCAAAGTGGGATACATCGTAAGGATGGACCAGAAAAGAAATTGTTTAAATAA
- a CDS encoding SAR2788 family putative toxin, translating to MLKKMLSLVLVMSLLLGSVPLNHVKAADINNTNSKDFITEGISQEDLNLDTTEEGLQISTKVDFDSKNIDEEEIVTDKELPLDELNSAKVVLDINLDEGNVTLDSTLLDEDGNKHIKKYNVLIDEANKDSVKATFVDTETGKKYVYDSEELSASWAIAIPIGINIGRALLATLFAAGAAITIGGVTYIAYKEFKKKKKSYSHYMASRQKSGLFIGNGLSKKNAVKRLKKQLDTWSTSKRNAQTIAKQASPISKIVGAEIDKNGKGKHYHYHPAKSKKQGKYIRMKSHAFYGAPR from the coding sequence ATGCTAAAAAAAATGCTATCATTGGTTTTAGTAATGAGTTTATTACTGGGTTCTGTCCCATTAAATCATGTAAAAGCAGCAGATATTAATAATACTAATTCAAAAGATTTTATAACTGAAGGTATTAGCCAAGAAGACCTTAACTTAGATACGACAGAAGAAGGTTTACAAATATCTACGAAGGTTGATTTTGATTCGAAAAATATTGATGAAGAGGAAATAGTAACAGATAAGGAATTACCACTGGATGAACTTAATTCTGCAAAAGTGGTGTTGGATATTAATCTAGATGAGGGGAATGTTACTCTAGATTCCACTCTTTTAGACGAAGATGGCAATAAACACATCAAAAAATATAATGTTCTAATTGACGAAGCTAATAAAGATAGTGTAAAAGCTACTTTCGTTGATACGGAAACAGGAAAAAAATATGTTTACGACTCTGAAGAACTATCGGCTTCATGGGCTATTGCTATCCCCATTGGAATAAACATTGGCCGCGCTCTATTAGCCACTCTTTTTGCTGCAGGGGCTGCAATTACAATTGGCGGTGTGACCTACATTGCATATAAAGAATTTAAAAAGAAAAAGAAATCCTATAGTCATTACATGGCTTCTAGACAGAAAAGCGGTCTATTTATTGGTAACGGGCTTTCTAAAAAGAATGCTGTTAAAAGACTAAAAAAGCAATTGGATACATGGTCTACTTCTAAAAGAAATGCTCAAACTATAGCAAAACAAGCTAGTCCAATAAGTAAAATAGTAGGTGCAGAAATAGATAAAAATGGAAAAGGAAAGCATTATCACTATCACCCGGCTAAAAGCAAAAAACAAGGTAAATACATTCGTATGAAGTCTCACGCTTTCTATGGGGCACCTAGATAA
- a CDS encoding alanine/glycine:cation symporter family protein, with translation MAQIEKFLSQVSSIVWGLPLLVLLVGTGVYLTIRLGALQVRSLPYALKLAFSRNQDKESDGDISHFQALMTASAATVGTGNIVGVATAVLMGGPGAIFWMWLAGFFGMATKYGEAILAVKYRVKDAEGNMAGGPMYYLEHGLKQKWLGVLFAVFGALAAFGIGNGTQSKAIADLMNDTFSVPFWVTGVVLVIFAGMVILGGIKWIGRVTAFFVPIMAIFYILAGIIVMIMNLNLVPEALGTIFTFAFTGEAAAGGAVGAAIRFGVARGLFSNEAGLGSAPIAAAAAKTDLPGRQALVSMTQVLIDTFIVCSITGITIVMSGDWQNESIKAGVLTSTAFETLLGSAGPYVITLGLLFFATSTILGWGYYGEKCFQYLFKNPVAVRAYRTVFVLFIFVGATASLDVVWTLADVLNGLMAAPNLIGLLGLSGVIIYETKRFQKKAKEEQERAAS, from the coding sequence ATGGCACAGATTGAAAAATTTTTAAGTCAAGTTAGTAGTATTGTTTGGGGCTTACCTTTGCTTGTGCTTTTAGTAGGCACTGGCGTGTATTTAACGATCAGGCTTGGTGCGCTTCAAGTGCGTTCATTACCTTATGCATTAAAACTCGCTTTTTCAAGGAATCAAGATAAAGAATCAGATGGGGATATTTCTCACTTTCAGGCGTTAATGACTGCTTCGGCAGCGACAGTCGGGACTGGAAATATTGTCGGGGTAGCGACAGCGGTTCTGATGGGTGGACCTGGTGCTATCTTCTGGATGTGGCTAGCTGGTTTTTTTGGCATGGCAACGAAGTATGGAGAAGCGATTTTAGCTGTAAAGTACCGTGTGAAAGATGCAGAGGGAAATATGGCTGGGGGGCCCATGTATTATTTGGAACATGGGTTAAAACAGAAATGGCTCGGTGTGCTGTTTGCAGTATTCGGTGCTCTTGCGGCTTTTGGGATTGGCAACGGAACGCAGTCCAAAGCCATTGCGGATTTAATGAATGATACATTTTCTGTTCCATTTTGGGTGACTGGTGTTGTATTAGTTATTTTTGCTGGGATGGTTATTTTAGGTGGGATTAAGTGGATTGGTCGTGTAACTGCTTTTTTTGTGCCGATTATGGCAATATTTTATATTCTCGCTGGAATTATAGTCATGATTATGAATCTTAATCTTGTTCCAGAAGCACTTGGAACGATTTTTACGTTTGCTTTTACTGGTGAAGCTGCTGCTGGTGGGGCTGTTGGTGCCGCCATACGATTCGGGGTCGCACGGGGCTTGTTTTCCAATGAAGCTGGCTTAGGATCTGCTCCTATCGCTGCAGCTGCGGCCAAAACGGATTTACCTGGCAGACAGGCGCTCGTTTCTATGACGCAGGTTCTTATTGATACATTTATTGTTTGTTCTATTACCGGAATCACCATTGTCATGTCCGGTGATTGGCAAAATGAATCCATTAAAGCCGGGGTGTTGACTTCTACTGCTTTTGAAACTTTATTAGGAAGTGCAGGTCCGTATGTTATTACGCTTGGGTTACTGTTTTTTGCAACATCTACCATTTTAGGATGGGGGTATTACGGGGAAAAGTGTTTCCAATACTTATTCAAAAATCCTGTTGCTGTCAGAGCTTATCGTACTGTTTTTGTTCTCTTTATTTTCGTCGGTGCAACTGCGTCCCTCGATGTAGTTTGGACGTTGGCTGATGTTCTAAACGGATTGATGGCTGCTCCTAACTTAATTGGTTTGCTTGGTTTGTCGGGTGTCATTATTTATGAAACAAAACGTTTTCAGAAAAAAGCTAAGGAAGAACAGGAGCGAGCAGCTTCGTGA
- a CDS encoding FIMAH domain-containing protein, with product MLNITLSSYINLDITSVQGGRYKEEKAFASDAVADALKRHWTAIDHFENNGLADKVAKHVDGFKA from the coding sequence ATGTTAAATATCACACTCTCATCTTACATAAACCTTGATATAACAAGTGTTCAAGGCGGCCGTTATAAAGAAGAAAAGGCTTTCGCCAGTGATGCTGTTGCAGATGCGCTAAAGCGTCATTGGACAGCTATAGACCATTTTGAAAACAATGGTTTAGCTGACAAAGTTGCTAAACATGTTGATGGGTTTAAAGCGTAG
- a CDS encoding S8 family serine peptidase, which translates to MKFSDFETDEKKSDKYIPKIAILDSGISTDHQELKGVIRGEYNAIDPNSSVKDDLGHGTAIAGIIASLDNTEGIVGTSHGMDLYSVKILDSNGEGSVDSLIRGIEWCIDNKIDVINVSFGMSSDNPKLKKAIDKAIKANMIIVAAAGNNTRLMVDYPAKYEGVISINAVNKQYKTEKLYSSRGKIDFCAPGINILTLSNKGNYKEFSGTSFAAAFVSGFVVNLLNAPSKYGIDLNDKYSTIYSYLKEHAVNLGEKDLYGNGFIQYQ; encoded by the coding sequence ATGAAATTCTCGGATTTTGAAACGGATGAAAAAAAAAGCGATAAATATATCCCAAAGATTGCTATACTTGATAGCGGAATATCTACAGACCATCAGGAATTAAAAGGTGTTATAAGAGGAGAATATAATGCAATTGATCCTAACTCTTCTGTAAAGGATGATTTAGGTCATGGTACTGCAATTGCTGGCATTATCGCTTCACTAGATAATACCGAGGGTATCGTTGGCACTTCACATGGCATGGATTTATATTCTGTTAAAATATTAGACTCTAATGGAGAGGGTTCAGTAGATTCCTTAATTCGAGGTATAGAGTGGTGTATAGACAACAAAATAGATGTCATCAATGTAAGTTTTGGCATGTCTTCTGATAATCCGAAACTAAAAAAGGCAATAGACAAAGCGATCAAAGCAAACATGATAATTGTTGCAGCTGCTGGGAATAACACTAGGTTAATGGTTGATTATCCCGCAAAATATGAAGGAGTAATTTCAATCAATGCAGTTAATAAACAATATAAGACTGAGAAACTATATTCATCAAGAGGTAAAATAGATTTCTGTGCACCGGGAATTAATATTCTTACACTCAGTAATAAAGGTAACTATAAAGAATTCAGTGGAACTTCTTTTGCAGCAGCCTTTGTCTCAGGCTTTGTCGTAAATCTATTAAATGCACCAAGTAAATATGGTATTGATTTAAATGACAAATACAGCACCATTTACTCCTATTTAAAAGAACATGCCGTAAATCTTGGTGAAAAAGATTTGTATGGAAATGGATTTATTCAATATCAATAG
- a CDS encoding DUF1801 domain-containing protein encodes MGVKSMYQTDEVSEYINNVETKWRDAFIELKKVIDQHIPSGFQMEMQYGMPSYVVPLSAYPDGYHCKQDTPLPFISIAAQKKHLAVYHMGIYADQALLHWFEDEHPHHTDTKLNMGKSCIRFTNPNKIPYQLIGELASKMTIMDWIALYEKNKRT; translated from the coding sequence ATGGGCGTGAAAAGCATGTATCAAACGGATGAAGTTAGCGAATATATTAACAATGTGGAAACGAAATGGAGGGATGCCTTCATAGAGTTGAAAAAAGTGATCGACCAGCACATTCCAAGCGGTTTCCAGATGGAAATGCAATATGGCATGCCTTCATATGTGGTACCTTTATCTGCTTACCCTGACGGATATCATTGTAAACAGGACACTCCACTGCCATTTATTAGTATTGCAGCACAAAAAAAGCACCTTGCTGTCTATCATATGGGAATTTATGCAGACCAAGCATTGTTACATTGGTTTGAAGATGAACATCCTCATCATACGGACACAAAATTAAATATGGGAAAAAGCTGTATTCGATTTACGAATCCTAATAAAATTCCTTATCAGCTCATTGGAGAGCTTGCTTCTAAAATGACAATAATGGATTGGATTGCGTTGTATGAAAAAAATAAGCGAACATAA
- a CDS encoding efflux RND transporter permease subunit, producing MIIAVISTFAQFAVSINYNMVDYLPKASPSTIAMDTMEEEFNGAVANTRVMIKDINIPEALAFKKDLEAIEGVSEVTWLDDAIDTKTPIEVADSATVESYYKNGNGLFSFHIEEGKEVKTTDAIYQLIGEKNAMSGEALDTATSQKMTGKETMYATALLVPIIILILILSTRSWAEPVFFLTAIGISVLINLGTNIFIGEISFITQSVAPILQLAVSLDYAIFLLHSFADYRKQTDSPAEAMQMAIKRSFPAIAASASTTFFGFIALAFMDFEIGADLGLNLVKGIALSFISVMVFLPTLTLMFYHWIDKTEHKQLLPSIRNVGKTLTKFRIPALIILLILIIPSFLGQSKTNFIYGIGEQPEASRAYSDEAAIEKVFGKHTPMVLLLPKGDIAKEESLVQKLKDFSEVKSTISYVDAVSPAIPPEYLEASVTEQFFSDNYSRIIVNTSVDTEGEATFAFIDQIKSLTSDYYNEDYHLLGESVTLYDMKQVVEKDNTVVNLLTVIAIAIVLLITFRSLSFPVVLLVTIQSAVWINLSIPYFTNTPLVYVGYLIISTVQLAATVDYAILLTEAYKENRKEMHALPAIKKTIDEKIFSIGVSASILSSVGFILWLTSSNKIVASIGLLLGRGALLAFIMVVLVLPALLIVLDKVIEKTTWKANFYKGK from the coding sequence ATGATCATCGCAGTAATTAGTACATTTGCACAATTCGCAGTTTCTATAAACTATAATATGGTAGACTACCTTCCGAAAGCTTCTCCATCCACTATTGCTATGGATACGATGGAAGAGGAATTTAATGGTGCAGTAGCTAATACACGTGTGATGATAAAAGACATAAATATTCCAGAAGCATTGGCTTTCAAAAAAGATCTAGAAGCAATTGAAGGTGTTTCCGAAGTAACGTGGTTGGATGATGCGATCGATACGAAGACACCAATTGAAGTGGCAGACTCAGCTACGGTTGAATCCTACTATAAAAATGGAAATGGGTTATTCTCCTTCCACATTGAAGAAGGAAAAGAAGTAAAAACAACCGATGCTATTTACCAATTAATTGGTGAAAAAAATGCAATGTCTGGAGAAGCACTCGATACCGCAACCTCCCAAAAAATGACCGGAAAAGAAACCATGTATGCAACCGCATTACTCGTACCGATCATTATCCTAATACTTATCCTGTCAACTAGATCATGGGCCGAACCAGTCTTCTTCCTGACAGCAATTGGTATTTCTGTACTGATCAACTTGGGAACCAATATATTTATTGGTGAAATATCATTCATTACTCAATCCGTAGCTCCAATATTGCAGTTAGCGGTTTCGCTTGATTATGCCATCTTCTTGCTACACAGCTTCGCAGATTATCGTAAGCAAACAGATTCTCCAGCAGAAGCAATGCAGATGGCGATAAAACGCTCATTCCCGGCGATTGCAGCAAGTGCCTCGACAACATTTTTCGGTTTTATCGCCTTGGCATTTATGGATTTTGAAATTGGGGCAGACTTGGGGCTTAACTTGGTTAAAGGCATTGCACTTAGCTTTATCAGTGTCATGGTGTTCCTACCTACGTTAACGTTAATGTTCTATCACTGGATTGATAAAACAGAGCATAAGCAGCTATTACCTAGTATACGGAATGTTGGTAAAACATTAACTAAGTTTCGCATCCCTGCGTTAATTATTCTATTAATCTTGATTATTCCTTCGTTCTTGGGTCAAAGCAAAACCAATTTCATATATGGTATTGGCGAACAACCAGAAGCGTCAAGAGCTTATAGCGATGAAGCTGCAATTGAAAAAGTGTTTGGAAAGCATACGCCGATGGTTTTACTGTTGCCTAAAGGTGATATTGCAAAAGAAGAGAGTTTAGTACAAAAGTTAAAAGATTTTTCAGAAGTAAAAAGCACCATTTCTTACGTTGACGCGGTTAGCCCAGCAATCCCACCTGAATACCTTGAGGCATCGGTTACAGAACAATTCTTTTCGGATAATTACAGCCGGATTATCGTCAATACATCGGTAGACACAGAGGGAGAAGCAACATTTGCTTTTATTGACCAAATTAAATCACTCACATCGGATTACTATAATGAAGACTATCATTTACTAGGTGAAAGTGTCACCTTATACGATATGAAACAAGTAGTGGAAAAGGATAATACCGTTGTTAACCTCTTAACCGTGATAGCAATCGCAATCGTACTGCTCATAACGTTCCGATCGCTCTCCTTTCCGGTCGTGTTATTAGTTACAATTCAATCTGCTGTCTGGATCAATTTATCAATTCCTTACTTTACAAATACTCCACTCGTTTATGTAGGGTATCTCATTATTAGTACCGTTCAGCTGGCAGCAACGGTGGACTATGCGATTCTTTTAACAGAAGCATACAAAGAAAATCGCAAAGAAATGCATGCATTACCGGCAATTAAAAAAACAATCGATGAAAAAATCTTTTCGATTGGTGTCTCAGCCTCTATCTTATCCAGTGTAGGATTTATTCTATGGTTGACATCTTCTAATAAAATTGTCGCTTCTATTGGACTGTTGTTAGGAAGAGGTGCATTGCTGGCGTTTATCATGGTTGTGTTAGTACTGCCTGCACTTTTGATTGTACTTGATAAAGTCATTGAAAAAACCACATGGAAAGCAAACTTTTACAAGGGGAAGTGA
- a CDS encoding LXG domain-containing protein → MFIKALYVSDLHSYMDKTISQLEQIHTQVKNIQKSVEAIIVLEDAFKGKTANSIRTFYQEVHMPFLLFLEGFITNYSDTLQEMKKSIQDMEPNKDGVIREDFLSQDVQRGFERMEQITMALTDEANAVLHSVKDIC, encoded by the coding sequence ATGTTCATTAAGGCGCTTTATGTAAGCGACCTTCATAGCTATATGGACAAAACCATATCGCAGCTTGAACAAATACATACACAAGTAAAAAACATCCAGAAGAGCGTAGAAGCCATTATAGTTTTGGAGGATGCGTTTAAAGGGAAAACGGCTAATTCTATTCGAACCTTTTACCAAGAGGTACATATGCCGTTTCTGTTGTTCCTAGAAGGTTTTATTACGAATTACTCCGATACGTTACAGGAAATGAAAAAGTCGATTCAAGACATGGAACCAAACAAAGATGGGGTTATTCGCGAGGATTTTCTTTCTCAAGACGTGCAACGAGGTTTTGAGCGAATGGAACAGATTACTATGGCGTTAACGGATGAGGCAAATGCTGTTCTTCACTCGGTCAAAGATATTTGTTAA
- a CDS encoding TetR/AcrR family transcriptional regulator, with the protein MNEKIDRRKKYTRMVLKDSFIMLLKSKPLSSITVKEICKHADVNRSTFYAHYTDPYDLLMKIEAEIIADMNTYLSQQNFAEAEKALQTTEKLLEYIVSKYDVCQTLLNESENTSFEQRVMDVARKFLINNWMDENKMAATDSAYISTFIISGSIHVIKHWLANNMDKTPQQIAQIINNIANNGIRGIEVD; encoded by the coding sequence ATGAACGAAAAAATCGATCGCCGAAAAAAATATACACGAATGGTACTGAAGGATAGTTTCATTATGTTGTTAAAATCAAAACCGCTTTCCTCCATTACGGTGAAAGAAATTTGTAAACATGCGGACGTTAATCGTTCCACTTTTTATGCACATTATACAGATCCATATGATTTACTGATGAAAATAGAAGCAGAAATTATAGCGGATATGAATACATATTTAAGTCAACAAAATTTTGCCGAGGCAGAAAAGGCGTTACAAACAACAGAAAAACTATTGGAATATATAGTTTCAAAGTATGATGTCTGTCAGACTCTGTTAAACGAAAGTGAGAATACATCCTTTGAACAGAGGGTAATGGATGTCGCAAGAAAATTCCTCATCAATAATTGGATGGATGAAAATAAAATGGCAGCTACCGATTCAGCGTATATTAGTACGTTTATTATTAGCGGCAGTATTCATGTCATTAAACACTGGCTAGCAAATAACATGGATAAAACCCCTCAACAGATTGCTCAAATTATCAATAATATTGCTAACAATGGCATCAGGGGGATAGAAGTAGATTAA
- a CDS encoding carbon starvation CstA family protein: protein MITFIVSIILLIVAYFTYGKFIDKLFAPSDERSTPAYANNDGVDYVPMSKQKNAMIQLLNIAGTGPIFGPIMGALFGPVAFLWIVLGSIFAGAVHDYLTGMISIRNKGAHIPELAGRFLGKASRHIVNAFSLLLLILVGTVFVTTPASLIDILLDQRIAFSIILGTIFLYFFLSTVLPIDKIIGRIYPILGAILLIGTVAIGISLLFSDYKIPELNVTNMHPDNLPVIPILFFTITCGALSGFHATQSPIISRTTQKESQGRYIFYGMMIAEAIIAMIWAAAAMSLFDGQTLSGIIAEGTASAAVNEIAITLLGAIAGTIAVLGAIVLPITSGDTAFRAARSIIADYLNIGQKKIFNRLAIAIPLFAISYILTKIDFNILWRYFSWANQATAVIALWIATMYLFVKGKNYFVSMVPAIFMSYMVFVYILNAQIGFRLELNVSFIIGAILTVILTFLFFKKAQTNKTNKLKVDM, encoded by the coding sequence ATGATCACGTTTATTGTATCTATTATTTTATTAATCGTAGCTTATTTCACGTATGGAAAATTTATTGATAAGCTATTTGCACCGAGTGATGAGAGAAGCACACCCGCCTACGCTAACAATGACGGCGTTGACTATGTGCCGATGAGTAAGCAAAAAAATGCGATGATACAATTGCTCAATATTGCTGGTACAGGTCCCATTTTTGGTCCAATTATGGGAGCTTTATTCGGTCCAGTTGCTTTTCTATGGATCGTTCTTGGGTCTATTTTTGCTGGGGCTGTGCATGATTATTTAACAGGGATGATTTCTATACGTAATAAAGGGGCGCACATTCCGGAATTGGCGGGAAGATTTTTAGGAAAAGCTTCCAGACATATTGTAAATGCCTTTTCTCTATTATTATTAATCTTAGTCGGTACCGTTTTCGTTACTACACCAGCATCACTCATTGATATATTGCTAGATCAAAGGATTGCTTTTTCGATAATTTTAGGAACGATATTCCTTTATTTCTTTCTATCTACTGTCTTACCCATTGATAAAATTATTGGACGGATTTATCCTATCCTCGGTGCTATCTTGTTAATTGGCACGGTAGCAATTGGAATTTCACTGCTGTTTTCAGATTATAAGATCCCAGAGCTGAACGTAACGAATATGCATCCTGATAATCTGCCAGTCATTCCAATATTATTCTTTACGATTACTTGTGGTGCCTTGTCAGGCTTTCACGCAACGCAATCACCGATTATTTCGAGAACAACACAAAAGGAATCACAAGGGCGGTATATCTTTTATGGCATGATGATTGCTGAAGCCATTATTGCAATGATTTGGGCAGCTGCTGCTATGAGCCTTTTTGATGGACAAACATTAAGCGGAATTATTGCTGAAGGTACTGCTTCTGCCGCGGTAAATGAAATTGCTATTACATTACTTGGTGCGATTGCAGGAACCATTGCCGTACTAGGTGCGATCGTACTACCAATTACTTCTGGCGACACTGCATTCCGTGCTGCACGCTCTATTATTGCGGATTATTTAAACATTGGCCAGAAAAAAATATTTAACCGCTTGGCGATTGCTATTCCTTTATTTGCTATTTCTTACATTCTAACTAAAATCGACTTTAATATTTTATGGCGTTACTTCTCATGGGCCAACCAAGCAACGGCAGTAATTGCATTGTGGATAGCAACAATGTATTTGTTTGTCAAAGGAAAAAACTATTTCGTATCAATGGTACCCGCCATTTTTATGAGTTATATGGTGTTTGTATATATTCTAAATGCACAAATCGGCTTCCGACTGGAATTGAATGTTTCATTTATTATCGGAGCTATATTAACCGTTATTCTAACATTCCTGTTCTTTAAAAAAGCACAAACGAACAAAACAAATAAGTTAAAAGTAGACATGTAA
- a CDS encoding SMI1/KNR4 family protein, with protein MYDFEFLNKYVSELNNPQNQDKKHIIYRLEDDVIEAEKRLGEKFPNELREFYLKVGYGFICNFDKTRRNRLMDPHSVADFILGEDDFIDSTIRELYPDNMLVFFEVGEGTYLTLDLEQEQEGGICPVYYFEEKIATSLEEFLKRMDEETDYYIHLNE; from the coding sequence ATGTATGACTTTGAATTCCTAAATAAATATGTTTCAGAACTAAATAATCCACAAAACCAAGACAAAAAGCATATAATATATCGTTTAGAAGATGATGTTATTGAAGCAGAAAAGAGATTAGGTGAAAAATTTCCTAATGAACTAAGAGAGTTCTATTTAAAAGTAGGGTACGGCTTTATATGTAACTTTGATAAAACTCGTAGAAATAGGTTAATGGATCCTCATAGTGTAGCAGATTTTATACTCGGTGAAGATGATTTTATAGATTCAACCATTAGAGAATTATATCCAGATAATATGTTAGTATTTTTTGAAGTTGGAGAGGGAACATATCTTACTCTAGATTTGGAGCAGGAACAAGAAGGCGGGATTTGTCCTGTTTACTATTTTGAAGAAAAAATTGCAACATCACTTGAAGAATTTTTAAAGAGGATGGATGAAGAAACAGATTATTATATTCATTTAAATGAATAG